The proteins below come from a single Parageobacillus toebii NBRC 107807 genomic window:
- a CDS encoding iron-containing alcohol dehydrogenase: MSVSRIVFTPLNYVGWGALDNLLPEVERFSPKKILVVTDPALEKIGLVQRATDPLAQRGYDVQLYTDVVPEPPLETGEKLVSFTREGKFDLIIGVGGGSAMDLAKLAAVLAAHEGKVADYLNLTGTKKVEKKGLPKILIPTTSGTGSEVTNISVLSLDTTKDVVTHDYLLADVAIVDPQLTISVPPRVTAATGIDALTHAVEAYVSVNASPTSDGLALQAIRLIARSLRKAVENGADKQARIDMSNGSYLAGLAFFNAGVAGVHALAYPLGGQFHIAHGESNAVLLPYVMGYIRKSCTKRMADILNALGGNSSFLSEEEASYRCVEELERIVRDVGIPRTLGGFNIPESALESLTKDAAQQKRLLARSPLPLSEDDIRTIYQSAFQGVVTEPK, translated from the coding sequence ATGAGTGTTTCGCGAATTGTATTTACACCGCTGAACTATGTCGGCTGGGGGGCATTGGATAACTTGCTTCCGGAAGTGGAGAGGTTTTCTCCGAAGAAAATACTAGTCGTGACAGATCCAGCGTTAGAGAAAATCGGCCTTGTTCAACGTGCGACAGATCCGCTTGCACAACGTGGGTATGACGTTCAGCTTTATACAGATGTAGTGCCGGAACCTCCGCTGGAGACGGGAGAGAAATTAGTTTCCTTTACGAGGGAAGGAAAGTTTGACCTCATTATCGGCGTCGGCGGCGGAAGTGCGATGGATTTGGCGAAACTGGCGGCGGTTTTGGCTGCACATGAAGGGAAAGTAGCCGATTACCTTAATTTAACGGGAACGAAAAAAGTTGAGAAAAAAGGCCTGCCGAAAATATTAATTCCGACTACATCAGGGACCGGGTCAGAAGTGACAAATATTTCTGTGCTCTCTTTGGATACGACAAAAGATGTGGTGACACATGATTATTTATTAGCGGACGTAGCGATTGTCGATCCACAACTAACCATTTCTGTTCCACCTCGCGTCACAGCCGCGACAGGCATTGACGCACTGACTCATGCAGTAGAAGCATATGTGTCTGTCAACGCAAGCCCGACGTCAGACGGTTTAGCGCTACAGGCAATTCGTTTGATTGCGCGATCGCTGCGGAAAGCAGTGGAAAATGGCGCGGATAAACAAGCGCGGATCGATATGAGCAACGGCAGCTATTTGGCTGGATTGGCGTTTTTCAACGCGGGCGTCGCAGGAGTTCACGCGCTTGCCTATCCACTCGGTGGACAGTTTCATATCGCCCACGGCGAATCGAATGCGGTATTGCTTCCGTATGTGATGGGATATATCCGCAAAAGCTGCACGAAACGGATGGCTGATATTTTAAATGCGCTAGGGGGAAACTCGAGTTTTCTTTCCGAAGAAGAAGCTTCCTACCGGTGTGTCGAAGAGCTGGAGCGAATCGTCCGTGATGTCGGCATCCCGAGAACGCTTGGCGGATTTAACATTCCAGAGAGCGCATTGGAAAGCTTAACGAAAGATGCCGCTCAGCAGAAACGACTGCTTGCACGCAGTCCGCTTCCACTGTCAGAGGACGATATACGGACGATTTACCAATCCGCTTTTCAGGGTGTGGTAACGGAACCGAAATAA
- a CDS encoding Fur-regulated basic protein FbpA, translated as MGKLMRAAITKQKRFYIDKLLQTGLFHDSAALKQWTVSELRREYEQYGIRMKKRGE; from the coding sequence ATGGGAAAACTGATGCGCGCAGCAATTACGAAACAAAAGCGATTTTATATTGATAAGCTGTTGCAAACTGGCTTGTTTCACGACTCTGCTGCACTAAAACAATGGACGGTGAGTGAATTGCGGCGCGAATATGAACAGTACGGGATACGAATGAAGAAACGAGGGGAATGA
- a CDS encoding YkoP family protein: protein MKAKARQYALAVWGAFDPIYYACSRLEYVEDTWNGFRSIFRVRVTKYKGREVVLSDGTKIQKNDLLLKIHLHNIRLTRELLHLNSEIKKGRYIYEQVKEGLPYIANYLRNHEQFSEIKGIIGITMLNKGCERLGFETFSIVNPFYKWFKTIAFIPMIVVSQLRFSS, encoded by the coding sequence ATGAAAGCGAAAGCGAGGCAGTATGCTTTGGCGGTTTGGGGCGCATTTGACCCAATTTATTATGCGTGTTCAAGGCTTGAGTACGTTGAAGATACATGGAACGGCTTTCGGTCTATTTTTCGTGTTCGTGTAACGAAGTATAAAGGAAGAGAAGTTGTGCTATCAGATGGCACGAAAATTCAAAAAAACGACCTGCTATTAAAAATTCATTTGCATAATATTCGTTTAACTCGTGAACTTCTTCATTTAAACAGCGAAATTAAAAAAGGTCGTTACATTTATGAACAAGTGAAAGAAGGGCTTCCTTATATTGCAAATTACTTGCGCAATCATGAACAGTTTTCTGAAATTAAAGGAATTATTGGGATTACAATGTTAAACAAAGGGTGTGAGCGATTGGGTTTTGAAACATTTTCGATTGTGAATCCGTTTTACAAATGGTTTAAAACAATCGCATTTATTCCTATGATTGTCGTTTCACAGCTCCGTTTTTCCTCTTGA